atttaaattttagaacgaGTGAGTACATATAAAAATCCTTCTCTATATTTATTTTGCACTCCAATAGACTCTCCATATCTCACTATATATATCCATAGGATCACATGCTTTAAACATAACTTTAgattaaaaatttagaaattattACTATCATCCGAGTACATCACTAGTATACATTATATTTAATCTTTACTACCTCAAAAGCTTTTGTCCTTAGAGCATTctcgttttttttaaagaatttctATCTTCAATTGAGTTAAAAGTGTTACTCAGCAaattattagtttttaaaaATGTATTTTAGTCGTTATATATTTTTACGATGTTTACCAGTAAACTACACAAATTTTAATTGTCTGTGGCAAATCTTGTCGCCTTTATTGTACTAATTAAGCCGAATTGCTGATATGAATCGCTAGGCTAGGTTGCCGTGCTTGTGCGTGCATTCTGAACCTGCACAGTGAATTTCCTCTCCACTGCTTCTTTGGATCGTGTCCTCGATTTTGTTTTTCACTTTTTTGGCATCAGATATATATGCAAATATGTTGATTTGTTTGAGATGGTGCTTGCTGACTGGTGAGATTCTTAAAGACGGCAACGCGACTGCGGGAGGTTCATCCCCGTCTGATTTCCGATTACTATGGGGTGTTAATTATTCGATCGGCAGCACGCATGCAAATGTAAATGTTaatgtgttttattttttttaaggatcaCAAAAACGAAAGTTATCAGTGGTTTGGAGATGTCTGGCTCTCGATGGTATTGAGAGATAACATCATTTGCAAATTTTATTTACTAATGTATCATACTCTTATTGTCGTTTAGCAAAATAATGGGCCTGTTCGGCAGGCCAACTGCTgcagctgcggctgcggctgcgcacAGTGTGTGCAGCACTGTTCGTGCCGGCTGCGGCGTAGCCACAGCGCGGGCAGCCGAACAGATCAATAcctataaatttaatttattttattgatatATCAATTGTAATGATTACTTAGgacaacatttttttaataaaaaaacaaaagtaacAAATGGAGCAGCGAAGGACATAGCTGCAATATATTTTCTTGTTAGTGGAGCTGCAGCTATGTTGTAGTTCGGGCATGTTAGTGGAGCTGCAGCTATGTTGTAGTTCGGGCATGTTAGTGGAGCTGCAGCTATGCATTTATAAGGATATGCTTATATATATTTGAATGTCCCGTTACAGTGAATTTTTCTAGTTCGAAATAATCATAGAAATTctgcttaaaaaataaaacatctaatTATCgatttttcatttaaattgatgTCCTGTTATTTTAGATTATTGGATTAGATATATTAATCCCTCCCTCTAATCTCGTACGACATAGATAGAGAAGTACATATTTGTTGTTCACTGataaaagcaaaaaagaaaaaacatacacAATACGACATGggaggaggtgacgccggctaACGGTATGCAGATGGAGATGGCATGGCTGCATCTCCTGGCAGCGATGCTAAGAGCATGCACGGCAGATCTTCTATCCGGCCATCCATCCTTTGTTTAGCGTATGGAGGGGAAAAATTATGCTCCAGCAGATTCTCCATCACACACGCAATTTTTGAATATCCTACAAACCGAGTCCTCTCTCAACCAAATTTGGAGTTTCTCTCTTCACTCCATCCCCCAACTACCCAGCTCCCACGAACTCGCGCCACCATCCGGACTGCATACCGTGGGCAACAGGGAACAGAGAGAGGATGTGCATATCGGATCTGGCGGTGAAGATCACCAGAGTGGAGGCCCCGCCGCCAACGCCAAcgcctcctcgcgccgtcgcctccgcacCGCTGCACGccatgccgtcgtcgccggcccaCCGCGCTCCGGCCAAATCTAGCCAGGGGATGACTAGATCCAGCGAAGGTAGAACCGCCCCTTTGCTCCCGACACTGGCCAGCCGCTTGCGCCGCTCCTCCGCGCGATGGCTCGCGTCaccccgccggccacctccatcCAGATCCCGCCATGGAGGGTGAaggtagagagagggagaagatgCGCCGGTGGCCACCTTCGCTGGCCGCTCCCGCCATCGGCCACCTGCACCCGCCCCTTGCGCCGCTCCTCCACCCCTCCGCCTCttgcgccgctcctccgccccTCCACCTCTTGCGCCGCCCGCACTGCTCCTCTAACCTCGCCCCTCCTCCCGGTGACTcctccgcccgcgccgctcctccgcccgGCCGCTCCTCTGATCGCCGCCACCCCTCCGCCTGGCGACTCCTCTGCCCAAGCCGCCCCGCCGGTTGGCTCTTGTCCTCCTCGCCCTCTCGATGGTAGAAAAGAGAGAAGTGTGTGGAAGTGTTTTTTTTAGAGCGGTGAAAGCTGAGTATAAATATGTGGTAGTTGTAAAATATTAGTAAAATATAGGATGTTGGTATATAGATGATGTAATATGGATGATCTGTTGGAATGAAAAATAATATGGAGTATGAATCTTTTTGAATGACCATCTAAATGGGAGTATGGAGGATGGAATTTAGATGAGCTGCTGGGGATGCTCTAAGGTCGACGAAGGAAGAAAGCCGTTAGGGCCGCTAGGGAACAGTGGTGTACACCGCAACCACCCAAAGAGGAAGCCCACCGTTGATCAAGTTCCTGGCAATTTCGTCGACGTCAACGAGAAGGGGACCAACCAATTCTATTGCCCTCGCATGAAGCCTCCCACTGCTTCATCTCCAAACAAATAGAGCAATATGTCACTCAAAAAAAGATTTTGAATTGTTTCTTTTGCAGAACAGAAACAACATTATTGGTCTCCTCCACTTTTTTTAGCCAGGTTATCTTTTGTTAGGATTACTTTTTGTTACGAAGTACCCAATAATGACCTTGAATTTTAACGGAATCTTTAAATCCGATAGAATCCTCAAGCGGATTCCAAAATTGAAGTTCATGGTCGCAGTATACATAGAGCTAACTAAAAGTTAGCCATTTTTATGGAGCAGATATACAAAGTAATCCTTTTCATCTGACAAGGTTATATTAGTTAGCCTAAGGATCAAATTGTTTCACTCAATTAGTTTTCGATTAACAATGGCATGCTTGAAAGAAATATTTAATGGCGTTATGCTCATAACCTCTGTCATAGTAGATTGTTTATTTCGAGCCACATTATATAAAGCAGGATTTTGGTCTTTAAGAACACATGATCCTAACCACGTGTTTTCCTAAAATCTTATATCAGTCCATTGCCACATCTAAAAGAACCATACTTTAGAAAATGATCTTTCACTTTCATTAAACCGGCCCAGAATTGAGAAATTTCTGCTTTGCTAAACATTCCAGAAAGAAGGTTACccattaaatatttattttgcaAAAGATCTTGCCATTTGCTTAACTTTGATTTTGTTATCAAGGTCTGGGAAACCTAGATCTTTTGGTCGACATATGTCTTCCAGTCATTGTTGCTCCAAAAGAAACATGACCTATAGTAATACAATCTTTGAAGCATCCCTTGTAAGAATTTCAAAGAAGGATAACATAAATAACGGAAGGCAAGAAAGAATTGAGTTTAGAAAGACAGTCttcacaaaaaaaacaaaaaaggaacAACGGAAGGCTGAGTTTAGAAAGACCAGtcttaaaaagaaaagagatttggagggagagacgtccctcccaatattttttattaagaaaGACAAGTCTTAAAAAAAACGAgttaaacaattttttttaaaagaaggaTAACATAAACAACGGAAGGCTAGAAATAATTGAGTTTAGAAAGACCggtgttcaaaaaaaaaatcaaaaaaggataacaaaaacaatgaaaaaaattgagttTAGAAAGAcctgtcttaaaaaaaaagagagagatttggagggagtgacgtccctccaaacatttttttttagaaagttcagtcttcacaaaaaaaaaagagatttaaACATTCTTTAAAAAAGAATTGTAAGCGCGGATTGAACATAGGATCTCAGGGTTAAAACTACACACCCCTTGCCGCTGCacttaggggtgaaaacgaaGCGGATTCGGATGGATAGTGGTCATAGCATAtcctaaaccatatttttttaagtggGTGCGGATAGTGTAGATGTGGATGTGAAATGGATTATTTCAGATGTCAAAAATGGTGCGGAGTCGGTGCAGAACCGGTTCAGAAACGGACTAAATTTATCGGATGTTACATGTGTATGCAATCAATACAGCATTGAGTTAGCAATGCAAGAAACAATAATACAATAATCAATAAACAACCCATATCGTAATAATTATGTACTTAAGTGTTAAAtaacatgaatacatgatgtccataatataaaaatacagcTATGCAAGTGTGACATGAGACGGTGAAAGCCTTAGACTAAAAAATATAGGTTAATTGATAAATTAGGCTATTGGATGGACCAACTTATGTTATATGCAATAGATAAAGTGGTTATATGTGTTGATAATTTCATATTATCCGACAAACGGCCTATCGGATAATCCGACAGAAATGTCAGATAATCCATAGCTACCAGATTTTAGAGATACCATATCCTCTTCCGCATTCGTATCCATATCCACCAGGTTTCTAAAAGCCCACACCATATCCTCATTTCAAACAAATTTGGAGGGGAGCGGATCCGATAttatccgatccgttttcacTCCAAGctgcactatcaagtgcatctcaACGGTCTTTATCATATGGCATGTTTTTGACCTTCCATGTGTTGAGTTTCCTCTCAAATCTATTCTCATCTCCTTTCTAATCGATGTTACGGAGTTTCCGATAATGAATGAAGATAACAAGATATCTAATACGATTTGGATCTAGCTGTTCGATTGAGACAGCTAGAGGAGAGATATTGTCGGCTTTGTTCAGTGCCTCACTGTGGGTGTGGGCACTTGCCGGTCAATGCGCAGGCCGATCCTATGATTTTGAGGGCCCTAGGTGATCTCATCATGATGGGCCCtataaactatatataaaattttatgatatatataGGTGCTAACTTTACTTGCAAAACGAAAATAAATACatccatatattaaatttaacatgtttggTAATTATCGAGAAATAAAGTCGAccaaaataacaatatatttgTACTTTGAAACTATGCGCATGTGCAgctcactactacaaaagtgttttttctgtacgagaccccatgatttttgcaaacggaccaTAACTAATGGCGTCTGTAAAAATCGAGCGGCATTTTCGCAGACGGACCTCTTAAGAcacccgtatggaaaaatcgattttcctaTACGTGCCTCTTAAGAGGTCTATATGCAAAAATGAGGTCATTTTTGTatgcggctcacttaagcgcccgcatgtaaaaatcgatttttccatacgggcgtcttaaggagccgtatgcgaaaataaaatttgaaaaatttgaaactagaatatatcactcatatgaactccaaattggatgattattttttcctaaatgtttctaaaatcatgctctatcatgttattgtgttcttactgctattattttggccattttttcttgcgactttgttttatcaatttaaaatttgaatttcaaaacttcaaataatattttaaagcagtaaatgatttcagctgaaaaagtcatcaacaacaaagttgtataacttatgaagatctataacttctattttgatcatttattcatccgacaaagtgatagtaacattttcacaaaatttacatatctatcttttttttttgttttttctcgcTTTTTTTCTCCACCGGGGAGTCATACTTTagaagactttttttttttacaatagaagttctttttctttttttcttttttttctctctctctttttctacCAGAGGAGTCAAacgcttttttttcttttttttaagatagaagtttttttctttttttttttgttttttctcgcCTTTTTTTCCACCGGACAACGGAAacttcttttgttttttaagaGTATAGGAAGGTTAATCGATAGATTTACGATAACTTGAGTTACACATTCGTTTACATACAAGGCGTGCCTCCACCGCTGTGCTACTGCATGTTCTTTTTACATTCgtgtaattatatttctattatatactGTAGTTGCATTTGAAgttttttgaaataaaaaaacttgcaacaccctccaaaagaaaaaaagaagaagaaaagactCAGGTTGTGATTTTGGTCATGGGCCTTTGCGATTAGCCAGGCCTCAACGCCCAGCCGAATAAGGCCCAATATCACCCGCTTGTGCCTCAAGCCCTAACCTAGCCCAACGTCATTCCCGGCGCCGAATCCCCCCGAAACACACGATccttcccgcgccgccgctgaggCGCCCTaacgccgccgtctccggccgcGCGACCACCTCCGAtcaccgcctctctctctctctctctccactgcTCCCCCGCGCATCGCCTCCACCATCGGGCCTACCtgcccgcgccggcgccgccgatcaatcgccgccgccgtcagtcCTGCTCCTGCGGGCGATACCTAGCTGCTCCGGGGCGGCCATTTCCTCCGATTGCCCGCGCTGCCTCGTACCCTCTCCGCCACCGACCAGTCCCTTCCTTGAGTTCGTTGGCTGCCGTCGTTAGAAAATTATTTGGCCatgctattattattatttttgttcttaGCCACTAGTAGTACTTTTCATTCACTAAGTTTCGGTCATTGCAGTAGCTAAATCTGAATAGAAGAAAGACCAAATTGAGACAACTGGGGAAACAAGTGATCGAATCAGATCATCGATCCCTCTTTTTGGCCCAAGCTCCCGAGACGGACTATTAGTCCCTGGTGATAGTTTATTGACTATTGTTTGCTCTGCATATGAAAGTTTTGTGTATTCATCGATGCCATTGTCACGTTGCTACTTTCCTGAACTGTTCTTAGAGATAGAATTTGAGCTGTGCAAGTTCCCGACTTCCTGTTTCAATCAATGCATTATTTTCAGTTTTCTGCTTATCATTATGATGGGACTCATGTTTCATAACCGTTCTATTATACTTTAATTGTGGCATAGTTTTGGTCTAACCtagtattggtttggttcactATTTTTCAGTTCTTGGATTGACCAAGTCTGAATAGAGACAATGCAAAATGAAGCAAGCGGTGTACAGTGGTCAGAGTGTACATTTCTCTTGAACCACCATTGAGCTCCCCATATGTGAGTATTTTGTTTCATGGATATTCACACATGGCCTTCTACTGCAGTCATGCTGTTCTGTGGATTCACTTGTGCAATTAATTTATGTTCTTAAATTGTTCATGTAGGTACAATTTCAGTTTAGCTAGTTACTTAATATATTGCTTCCTCCTTTTGCTTATCATTAGAATGACTTGACGTTCTTTTAGTTATGGCATAGTTTCGGTTCTAATCAGGTATGCTTCGGGTCACTTATTTTCAGCCTTTGATGTCTCCATATCTGAAGAGTGTATAGGAATGTGAGAAAACCGGACTGCAGAGGTTTGCAATTCCTCTTTAAAGACAAGCTCAACTCCTAACTGGCACCAACTAATTCTTTTCTGAGTTTATTTATTGCTAAATATTGTCCTActtatgcaaatattggtaatTTTGTTTATCCATTTCCGCGATTGATTTTACTGCTATTTGACTAAACTGTGTGTATGCCTGTATGGCAATCTAGCTGTGAAAGTTGCCGTTTCAATGCATTGCTTGATGTTTTCTGCTTACCGTTATGGTGGGACTCAAGTTCAGCTATTAATGTATTCTACTTTAGTTGTGGCTTAGTTGGGTATAATTTAAGCAATGATTTTGCGTCAGTATTTTTCTTGGCTAAATATGAAGGAATCAAGCAAAATAAATCAAGTGAACTTGGTTACAATGATCAAAATGTAGATATCTCTTTCAACATTAGTTGTCCCATTGGCAAGATTTATTCTCTTATGTCAGTTTCTTGACTATCAACGCTATTGCCTACTATAGTATTTGCTGTTTTCTGGATTTACTTGTGCGATTAACCTATTGCTATTTGCGCCATTTTTTCTTgttaatataattttagttGCATAAGTTATTGTTTGAGTGCAATGTTTTTTCATCTTAGATGCTAGATGCTATTCTTGTttgcttagtttttttttcgtttctttACTCATATAACTTCTTAAGAACAACCGAGAGTATTGCAAACTGTTTGTTTATTTATGCTGTTTGTTTCCATTTGCAGATGAATAGTACCATCCTTGATGTATTTAAGTCAAGAAATATTAATGGAGAATTTTCTGGAACTGTCATACATTTTTATTCATTCAGTTATGAGGGTAAAGATGATACATGGTATAAGGGTGAAATTTTTCCTGTCATGAGCTTGAAGACACCATTAGAGAAGGGGAAAGGAATTAGAGTTTCTATATGGACATTCCCAgctgagaaagaaaaagaattgaAGGAAATGATTCTGGATCTATTGCCGTTGGAAAGTACCGCACTGCTGAAGCCAAGTTTTGCCGCGTACAATTCTCATATTGACCGTGCAATACTTTGTTGCACACCATGCACCTCAAATATGACTTCTTGGATCGCCAAGCAGGTTCAAATACCTTCCGATTCTTATCTCCAGGAGGATTCAAAAAACATGATACGGTATGCCTAACTTTTACAATCTTAAGTAAATCCATCTCATAGTGCACATATTATAGATATAGCAATAGTGTTACTAGCTAAGTTCTTGGCGCTGGTTATCAAAGAAATCGTGGGCTGGGAGCTATCAATGATGACTAGTAGGAGCAGATAGCTTACCACCATTGTCAACTCACATTGTGGAGTCATAATTTAAAACCGGGGGCATTGATTCTTGTTGGTAGCCATTGATTCATTTCATCTGTTAGTCATGCTCAACCAATTCTGGGGAGGGTCATAATTGATTATTTGGAACTTCATGTAACATgtttctgcaaaaaaaaaaaaagggattgAACAATCATAGAGATAAATAAGTGCTATaaacacaaaagaaaaatcttTCACTAGAATTATTTATAATGTTGAATATGATACTGTAATGTtattaaatcatttttttgtaTCACtaaatttttagtatataataggaTTGTTACTCTATTTCTTCTTTGATCAACTCAAATATGTCAACCAAATAACTGGGTACTCATATATAAGTCAACATGGTACAATAGTAATATGAGAGCCAATATTTCTTTTAACAGTATGCTCCCTTACTTTTAAATCATTACGTTTTAAGCTGTTTGATAATAAATGTTCCATTCCTTTTGTTGGCTTAGCTCCATATTAAATCTGTCAAAGGTGATGTGGGACTTGGGCTATGCTTGTGATGGGTTAGATGACCCCCAAAGCTTTATTATGATGGATTCTAATGTCAAACTTCTCCCTTTTGGGATACGAAAGAGACAATTCTGATAGTGAAATGATGCACCGcataaagttttcaaatcttttaGAAAATCATCTCAGCCAAAGATGGAGTGATGTTGAAGTGGATGAATTTATCAAGCTCATGAGAAATCCTTCAGCAAGGTAAGTGATTCAGagcttaaaattttattttaatcaATAACTCATgtcataattttaattttgatttctTCTGCAGTTTGGAACATTTGCTAAATCATCCACTCTTGCTGCCCCCTGAGATTCGTATGTCCTCATACCTTAACTTGTGGATTGAGAATTTGACACCAGACCAACATAATCTGTACAactcaatcacaagttataagGAAAAAGTACCCAATAATAAAACTTTCATGTATGGGGATACAACTCGAGAAGCTCATCGTTTTTCACGTAACACAGCATCGCACTACATAAGTCATTGGAGACGACTTATCCCGGTATgtttgtactccctctgttccatatTATAAGGTGTTTTAGTTTTGTcttaagtcaaacttctttaattttgaccaagtttataaaaaatacatcGACATCTACAACATGGAATTGGTTTCATTAAAATCCATCATAAAATACCAGGACAACACAGGTAAAGCATATATTGTCTAACATTAATCAACAATTACCATGTTGCACTAGTTTATACTATCATATATTTCTACTTTTTTATTCAACAGTTTACCTGTTTACTCTGTACAGAGCAGTAATAGGACAAAAGCTCCATTCGACATGGTCGACAAAGAACTCAAGAAGTGCTTTCCAGGGTTGCCGTGTAAGATTTATGCTATGACATTAGACCCACTTTGGAACAAATGATTGGGGTATCGTAATATTCATTTTTTGACATATCAGCTGtaatgttttccttttcttttctgtaaaTGCCATTCAAATCTTGATATAATGATATACAATGCTTTTGTGTAGAGTTTGCAATGAATGCTAATCATAAGATTGTACTTATTTG
This genomic window from Oryza sativa Japonica Group chromosome 12, ASM3414082v1 contains:
- the LOC4352310 gene encoding uncharacterized protein, with the protein product MNSTILDVFKSRNINGEFSGTVIHFYSFSYEGKDDTWYKGEIFPVMSLKTPLEKGKGIRVSIWTFPAEKEKELKEMILDLLPLESTALLKPSFAAYNSHIDRAILCCTPCTSNMTSWIAKQVQIPSDSYLQEDSKNMIRSILNLSKVMWDLGYACDGLDDPQSFIMMDSNVKLLPFGIRKRQF